GTCCTTCACTCGCCGGGCCAGCGGCGCCAGGAACTCACGGGTCAGCACCGCCAGACGCGCTCGCGGGTAGCGCGCCCGCAGCGCGCGAAGCGCCGGCGTCGTCAGCACGAAATCGCCGAGCTGGTCGTGCGGCTTGATGACGAGGATCCGGGTGGCGTTGGCGGCGATCGCGATGCGATCTCGCGCGGCGGGCCGCTTTCGCAGGGATGCCAGCGCGCGAATCGCGCCGCCGGGATGCTGGACTTTCGACATCGAAGCGGCACGCTAGCATCCGGCCGCGGAGCGCCGCCAGCCGGGAACTGCTCGAGGAGAGCGGCCGCTACTTCTTCTTCAGTCCAGGAGGGACCGGAGGCCCGATCAGAGGCACCTTCTTCACGGGCTTCTCGTCGAACGTGTCCGGAATCTCACCCTGACCGTAGGGGTCGCTGCCGAGCCCACCCCAGCTGCTCGGGAAGAACGTGATCGCCACGCGATGCTGCCCGTCCTGGTTGCCCGAGATCAGGTAGCCGTAGTCGAGCCAGAAGCCGTTCGTGCCGGCGCCGAGACCGAAGCTGGGACCGCTCAGCGGATCGTCGGGCTGCTCCGACATCTCGTGACGGTAGCCGGCGCGCAGCGCGAGCATGTCCTTGTAGCGCCACTCGGCGCCCGCGCGGACATCGTTGGCGTACGCGTACGGGAAGTTGGCGTCGACCGCGAGGCTGAGGCCCGTTCCCGGATGCGCGACCGCGAGGCCGAATCCGTAGTTGGACGGGAAGGGATAGACCGCCCCCGAATAGCTCATGTGTCCGCCCAGGTTCTGGAAGGCGAAGCCGCCGGAGAGGATCCCATGGCGATACATCAAGCCACCGTCGAACGTCGTCCCGACACCCGACACGTCGCCGAGCTGCTCCATCACGGTTTTCACGCCGAAGCCGACCGTGAGCCGCCCGATCTGCTGAGCGAGGTGCCCTCCGGCGGCGAATCCGGAGACGGTGAACGCGCCGGTGGGGTTGTTGGAGGCATCGCGGCCCTCGAACGAGCCGTCTCCCTGATAGAGACCGGAGATCGACCAGCGGGTTCCAGCGTTGCCGAGCTTGCCGCCCATGGCGGCCCACTCCTGCAGGCTCGCATTGTCGAGACCGGAGTGAGACAGGACGATGGTCCCTTGATCCATCCAGCCGAGCGCGGCGGGATTCCACGAGCTGGCGGCGAGGTCGGTGCCGAGACCGATGGTCGCGCCGCCCATTCCGAGGATGCGCGGGCCAGCGCCCAGGCTCAGGAAGCTCGCGGCGGTCGTGCCGGCGTTGTCCTCGCTGGCGCCCGCGAAGCCCGCCGCCACGATCGCCATGGCGAGCATCGCCCCCAGACACAGGAGCAGGATCCGTTTGATCTGACGGGGTGCGCTCATGGCTGCCTCACGAGCTTGACGCTCAAACGCTGACCGGTGCTGATCAGCCAGGCTGTGTAGACACCCGGCGCGGCAGAGCCGCCGGCGTCGTTGCGGCCGTCCCAGACCACGGTCTGCGGACCTCCGGTGAGACCCGCGAGCGAGAGGCTGCGGATGCGCCGCCCGCCGGAATCCATGATGAACAGCTCGGCGCCGCCTCCAGCGGCGGGAATGTTGACCGGGATGTTGACCATGGTCGAGACGCGGCTGGGATTGGGATAGACCGGGCTCAGCTCGAAGACCGTGGTGATCGCGGCGCCGCCGAAATTCAGCGTGACCGTCGCGCTGCGCGCGCTCTCATTGCCGGTCACGTCGCGAGCGCTGATCTGGTACCAGACCTGATTCGTGCCCGCGGGAATCGCGGTGTCCAGGAACTGGGTGGCATTGAATCCGGCGGGACTGATGGCCTGCCATGCGCCACCCGACGTGAGCCGTCGATAGACCGTGTAGCCCGCGAGGTCGGCTTCGGAGTTGGCCGACCAGCGGATTCTCCCCTGCGTGCTGTTCTCGGCCGCGACCGTGACGCCCGAAGGCGCCGACGGCGGCGCGGTGTCGATGATCCAATCCCACCGCACCACGTTGGAGAGCGCCGACGTGTTGCCGGCGTCATCGACCGCCTTGATCGCGAAGTAGTAGGTCGTGCCGCGCGAAATGCCGCGCACGATCAAGCTCTGCCGCTGGCCAGCCGGGAGCGGCGCCGGTGCGGCACCGATCAGCCAGGCCGAATCCCAGTTGCTGTCGTTGATCGGCGACGTCGAGAGGCGGACTTCATAGTGGTCGGCGGTGCCCGCCAGGCCGTCGTCGCCCGGAGCGGTCCACACGAGCATCAGCGTGTCGGCTCCGGTTCCCTGCGCCGCGGCCATCTGGGGCGTGAGCACCCACCCGAGCCCCAAGGACAGCAGGAGGGCCGGGAGATATCCCCGGCCCTTCAGACTGGGGGTCCGGCGGCGCGAAAGTCGGGCTTCCATGCCGACTCCTACCGGCCCCCACGATTGCGATTCGTGCGCAGTGCCACACCCGTCGAGCGATCGACATCGGGCACGCTGGTCCGCCAGCTGAACCACGCGAGTCCGACCGCGAGGTCACGCACGGCGGCGGGAGCGGTCTGGTCCGGCGTCGTCGTATTGACCACGTTGGACAGGGCCGACGGGTTGCCGGCGTTGTCGATCACCTTCACCGCGAAGTAGTAGGTGGTTTGCCGGGTCAAGCCGGTGACGGTGAAGTTGGTCACCGTGTTCGGAGCCGCGGGCACCGGCTCGCCGCTCGCCTGGGTGGCCGAGCCCCAGTTGGCGGCGGTGATCGGCGTCGTCGAGTAGCGCACGTCGTAAGTGGTCGCGGTGCCGGTGAGGCTGTCGTCACCGGTCGCGTTCCAGCGCAGGCTCACGGTGGTCTCGGTCGAGCCGGTCACGCTCACGTTGGCGAGCGGCGCGGGCCGGACGGTGTCGGGGGCCGAGAGCGTGGTGCGCGAGATCACGTTGGAGAGCCCCGACCAGTTGGGGACCTCGTCGGCGGTCTTGAGGGCGAAGTAGTAGGTGGTATTCGAATTGAGACCCGTGACCGTGATGGTCTGACGGGTGCCGGCGGCGGTCGGAACCGGAGTTCCGGTGAAGCGCGCCGCGCTGGCGAAGTTGGCTGCGGTGATGGCAGACGTCGAATAGCGCAAGTCGTACTGCGCTGCGGTACCCGTCAAACTGTCATCTCCAGGCGCGGTCCACGACAGCTGCACGCTGTTGAACGTGACGGTCTGCGCCATGCCGATGCTGGGCACGACACTGACGCCAATGACCGCGATCAAGACCAGAGCGATGGCTGAGCGCATCGGATCTCCCTCCACGCCGCCGCCCCGGACCAGAGGGTTGGCGACCTCCGCGAACGAATGGCTGGATGCAGCGTGCGGCGCCGGACGAGGGGTGTCGGGGGCCTGTCACCGCAGATCACACGGACGCATTCCTCATGAACGCGAACCGCGCAACCGCGTGCCGCCACAGCAGGAAGCATGCCCTGCAGTGGGTCACGACGGGCCACCGACCGGCCTCGCCAGAACCAGCGGAAAGGGCCAGCTTTTCACCCAGGAACGAAGCTAGGATTCGGGTCCCGTGGGGAGACCGGGCGGAGAACAGCATTGAATTCCGCAACTGCTGTCGGCCCGACTGCAATGCGAGGGCGACCTTCCCTGCTCGCAGAAGAGCCAGAGTCTGGCTCGGAGACTCATCCCTGATGCGCGTTCCGAGGGGTCCGGTCAGTCCTCGATCACACGCGGACGGGAAACTGCCACATGGGCATCGCGACGATCCAGGGAATTCTCGGGGGAAGATGCATCGCGACCGCGTCGAATACCCCTTCCATCGAGGTTGGTTCCTCCAGAATCGGGCGCAAGAGTTTTTTCGCCTCGTCGATGACGGTGGCGAACGGACCTCGTTGAGCAATGCAGATCGCATGATTCCGCAACGCGATGAGTCCTCCTCTCGGAGAAACCGCTCGAAGTGCCGGGATCGTTGACACCCCGCCCCTAACGCCCTAAGATCACTGCGCTTCCGTCACATCGGGAAGCTCGAGACGCCCGCCTCTCCGATGCCCGCCCCGCGGCCCTTTATTGGGCCCGACCCTTAGAATCGTTCGGGCTGACTCGTATACCGATGCTGCGGCTTTGGAATGACGTCGTGCCTGCCCTTGCCGGCATGACGTCGGTGGATCGGTTGGAGGTCATGAGCGCGATCACACTCGAGAGAGACGCGGTGTTGCGGAAGGCGGTCGAGCTCGGCTCGTCCGACCTCATCATCACCGTCGATCAACCGGTGATGGTGACGATCGGAGGCGTGCTGCAGCCCTTGCCCGGCTCGCCTCCGGTGACCTCCGCCGACTCCCGTCGCCTCGCCGAGAGCTTCCTGACTCCCGCGCTCCACGAGAAGTTCCTCCGCGACCAGGAGCTGGACACGCGCTACCACTTTCCCGGGGTGGCGAACTTCCGCGTCAATCTCTACGTCCAGCGCGGACACTGGGGCACCGCGATCCGGATCGTGCCGCTCACCATTCCCCTGCCGAGCGAGATCGGCCTCTCGCCTCACGTCGTCTCGAAGCTGCTCGGGATCACCCGCGGCCTGGTCCTCGTCACCGGGCCGACCGGAGCCGGCAAGTCGACGACCATCGCCTCGCTGCTGGAACAGGTGAACCAGGGAGGCGTGCGGCGCCACATCGTGACCGTCGAGGACCCGATCGAGTTCCTCTACGAATCCAAGAACGCGGTCATCGACCAGCGGGAAGTCGGCACCGACACCAAGAGCTACGCGCGCGGGCTCAAGGGCGCGCTGCGCCAGCTGCCGCACATCATCTTCGTGGGCGAGATGCGCGACCTCACCAGCATGGCGATCGCGCTGACCGCCGCCGAGACCGGCAACCTGGTCATCTCCACGATGGCCACGCAGACCGCGGCCCAGACCGTGAACCGCATCATCGATTCGTTCCCGCAGCACCAACACTCGCAGATCCGCTCGCAGCTCGCGCTGACGCTGAGAGCGGTCGTCTCGCAGGTCCTGCTCCCCCGCGCCGACGGCCGCGGCAGGATCGCGGCGCGGGAGCTGATGTTCGTGAACCCGGCGATCTCGAACCTGATCCGTGACGACAAGATCCACCAGATTCCCAACGTCATCGCCACCAGCCTCCGCGAAGACATGATGGCGATGGACGACGCGCTGATCGAGTTGGTCGAGCGCGGTCGCATCAACTTCGACGTCGCCTATCCTCACTTCGAGGACATCGAGAAGCGCGCGCTGCTGCAGAAGCGCCACTACCGGGTCGCGCCCATTCCCGAGGCCACGAGGGCCCGCGCATGACGCTCTCCTACCGGTTGTCGACGCGCCGCTTCGGCGAGCTGGTCCTCGAGCACGGCAAGGCCACGACGGATCAGATCGACCTGGCGCTCCGGTCCAAGAACGATCCGCGCGAGCGGCTCGGGCAGACCTTGGTGCGGCTCGGGATACTCGATGAAGGCGACGTGGTGGAGCTGCTGGCCCGGCAGTTCGGCCTCCCGATCGCCGAGGCCTCGCGTCTCTCGCTCGCCGATCCCGAGGTCGTCCAGCTCATCCCCGAGCATCTGGCGCGGCAGGCCTGCGTGCTCGCGCTGGCAAAGAAGGACGGCGCGCTCGAGATCGCCATGGGCGATCCGCTCGACGTCGTCTCGATCGACCACCTGAGGGCCCTGACCGGCTGCAACGCCATCCGGGTGTCGATCGCCAGGCCGAGCGAGGTTCGCGAGGCGATCGACGAGTTCTACCAGCAGATCCGCACCAAAGAGCGCGTCGGCGAGATCTTCGAGAAGCTCGATCTCACGCCGGGCTCCGAAGGCGACGAGGACGTCGACCTCGCCACCCTGCGGCAGCAGGTCGAGGACGCGCCGGTGGTGCGGCTGGTGAACCTCATGCTGGCGGAGGCCATCGACGACCGCGCCAGCGACGTGCACGTCGAGCCGCTTCGGGACCGCCTGGTCGTGCGCTTCCGCATCGACGGCATCCTGCACGAGGTGATGAAGCCCCCGAAGAACCTCCAGATGGCGATCGTCTCGCGCATCAAGGTGCTCGCCGATCTCGACATCGCCACGCGGCTGCTGCCGCAGGACGGGCGCCTCACCGTGCATCTGCCCGAGCGTGAAGTCGACATCCGCGTGTCCACGCTGCCGACCGCCCATGGCGAGAAGGTCGTGATGCGGCTCTTCGACAAGACCTCCTTCTCGCGCCAGGTCTCGAACCTCGGCCTCGACGGCCCCCTGCTGCCGGCCTTCCAGCGGGCCATTCACCAGCCCTACGGCATGATCCTGATCTCCGGGCCGACGGGCAGCGGCAAGACCACCACGCTCTACGCCGCGCTCAACGAGATCCGCTCGGTCCACAGGAACCTGCTCACCGTCGAGGACCCGATCGAGTACCACATCGACGGCGTCAACCAGGTGCACGCCAACGCCAAGGTGGGAATGTCGTTCGCGCGCGCGCTGCGCTCGATCCTGAGGCAGGACCCCGACGTGATCATGATCGGCGAGATCCGCGACGCCGAGACGGCCGACATCGCGGTGAAGAGCGCCCTGACCGGGCACCTCGTGCTGTCCACCGTTCACGCCAACGACGCGCCCGGCACGGTGACGCGACTGGTCGACATGGGCGTCCCCCGCTACCTGGTGGGCTCGGCGGTCACGCTGGTCATGGCCCAGCGACTGGTTCGCAGGGTGTGCGAGCGCTGCCGCGAGCCGGTGATCCCCGAGCCGGAAGCCCTGGCGGTGCTGAGCGACGATGCCGCCACCCTGACCGGGCACCCGATGCAGCGAGGCCGGGGTTGCCTGGCCTGCAAGCAGACTGGCTACTATGGACGTACGGCCGTTTTCGAATTGCTCGAGCTCACACGCCCGGTGCGGCGCATGGTGCTCGACGGACTCAACGAAGACCAGATCAAGCAGCGCGCCGTGGCCGAGGGGATGCTGACCCTGCGCAAGCACGGCGTGCAGAAGATCCTCCAAGGAGTGACCACGATCGATGAGGTGAGGGCCGCCACTCTCGCCGACGGCTAGAACGATGCCGAGCTACTTCTATAAAGCCCGCGACGCGAACGGGCACGCGCACGAGGGGATCGAGATCGCCTCCTCCGAGGAGGAGGTGCTCCGGGTTCTCGAGAGCTCGCACCTGACGCCGGTCTTCATCGAGAGCCGCGCGCCGAACGCGGCAGCCCTGGTGCGCGGCAAGATCGCGGTGCGCTCCGCCGAGGTCGTGGAGCGCTGGCGCAGCTCGGTCAAGCCGGTCTCGGTGGCGCTGTTCGCGCGCCAGCTCTCGACCATGATCCACGCCGGACTCCCGATGGTGAGGAGCCTGCGCTCGATCAGCCGCGACCACGAGGACAAGAAGATGGCGCGGATCCTGGGCCACGTCGCGGACGACGTGCAGAAGGGTGACTCGCTGTCCACCGCACTCGGCAAGCACCCCGGATCCTTCGGCGAGGTGTTCGTGAGCCTGGTCAACACCGGGGAGGTCAGCGGCACGCTGGACAAGATCATGGATCAGACCGCGACCTACATGGAGCGCGCCGAGACGCTACGGCTCAAGGTGCAGGCCGCCCTCCGCTACCCGATCTTCGTGATGTCCTTCGCCCTGCTGATCCTGATCGTCATGGTGGTGAAGATCGTGCCGATGTTCACGGGGATCTACGCCCGCTTCAAGGTCGAGCTTCCCTGGCCCACCAAGGTGCTGCTCGCCGTCAGCAACGCCGTGGTCGGCAATCTATTGATCGTCACGGGCTTGGCGGTCTTTGCGGTGGGGATGTTCCTCTACTTTGCCCAGACGGAGCGAGGCAAGCTGTGGATCGACAGGACCAAGTTCAACTTGCCGCTCTTTGGGCCCCTGATTCAGTTGTATGCTATCACCAAGTTTTCCAGGACCTTGGGCATCCTCACCTCGAGCGGCACGCAGATCCTCTACGCCCTCAAGGTGATGCGCCCGGTCCCCGGGAACAAAGTCTTGGAGCGTGGGATCGACCAGGTCCGTTCCCGCGTGGAGGAAGGCGACGCGCTTTCGCGCGCCATGGAAGAGACGGGCGTGTTCCCGGAGATGCTGGTCCAGATGACCGCCACGGGGGAAGAGACGGGCAAGCTGGACGAGATGCTGTCCCGTACCGCCGACTTCTATGAGCAGCGCGTGACGACTCAGGTCGATGGGCTCAGCTCGCTGATCGAGCCCATCGCCATCGTGGTGTTGGGCGGCCTGGTGGGCGTGATGCTGCTCGCCCTCTATCTGCCCATCTTCAACCTCGGCCAGGCCATGCGCTCAGGCCTGGTGGGGCATTAGTACCGGGAGAGCCAAGAGAGCCAGGAGGATCAGTTCCATGCGCAGGAATCAGAAGGGCTTCACGCTGATGGAGTTGATGGTCGTGATCGTCATCGTGGCCATTCTGGCGGCGGTGGCGGTTCCGCTCTACATCAACTACGTCAAGGACGCCCAGAGAACGGAAGCAAAAGGCGCGATTGGCGCAATCATCACCGCTGAACAAACCTACTATCAACTAAATCGAGAGTACGCGAACTGCCCGGCATTTGTCGTGAACCCGACTCCAGAGGCGCAGAACGGACTCAACTGCGACTTGTCGGAGGCTCTCAATAATTGGGACTTCGCGGTTACGGGTGCATCTGACGATGGGTTCGTGGTGACGGCAACAGGAAAGAACGCCGCTGAGGATCTCAGCGTCACATACACTCACTCCCGCGCTAACCCGCCCGCCCAACCTTGGGTAGATCAATAGCGATAAACCGCGAGTTTCGCGCGCAACGGCGCTCACCTGGCGTAGAGCGCCACTTCGTGCTGAACGAAGTGGGTTTCACGCTCGTTGAAGCCATCACTGCGACGGTCATCGCCATTATTGCGGTATTGGGTCTTGCATTCTCCTTTAGCGCCGGGCGCGGGATGATCGACCGATACGCCGTCGCCCGGAGTGCTCTCGCATCGGCGGAAAGGCGGATGGAATATCTCTCGATCCTCGGTTTGAGGAGCCCTACGCATCCTGACCTGAGCCCCGGGGTTCATCCGCCATCCCCTCTGTCCCTCAACGGAAACACCAGCGGCACCGAGCAGTGGACCGTGACCCCCATAGATGACCCTGCTGATGCCGACAGCAATCCAGACTACAAGCAGGTCGTGGTAGACGTGAGTTGGATGTCAGGCTCCGTCCAGGACAAGGTCGTGCTCACCCGGATCATTCTCGGGAGTTAGCTTGGCTTCCCTCCGGTCGCTACACAACAAGACTCGCGGCTTCACTTTTACCGAGCTGACTGTGGTGATGGTCCTCGCCGGGATTGTCACGCTCGGGCTGGTGACCTTCTACCTCAACTCGCAGATCATGTGGACCGACGCCTCGACCCAGGTGTTGGCGCAACGCGACGCAACCGCAATCCTGGAAGTCATGCGGGACAGCATCCAGACCGCCTCTGATGCTTTGATCCTTCCGGTCGCTGGAGACAGCGCGAACAAGCAGGTGATCGTGATCGAGGGAGGTGTGCAGCGGCAATTCTTCTGGGACCCCGCTGACTCCTGCGTGCATTACGGCATTGGCGGCAGCGACCAGGGCGCGATCACGCCGACCAGGGTCGAGCGCTTCGACGCTTCATTCGACGCCGTGAATGGGATCCTGACCGTGGACAGTCTGCGCGTGCGATCCTCGGCGGGCCAGCGGGTGACTCTGTCGACCTCCATTGGGCTCTACAACAGATGAAACGCGGTCCCGCCCCCACTCGCGATCAGGCCGGATTCATCCTCCCCGGCGTGGTGATGTTCGTGGTCGTGCTCACGATCATCGGGCTCTCGCTGTTCTCGCTCTCGAGCTACGAGGCGCAGTTCATGCGTCAATCGCTGGAGAACACGCAGCTCTTTTACGATGCCAGCGGAGCCCTTGACCGTGCGCGTTTTCTCCTCAGCGCTCCTCCCAAGACGCTGGCATCGGTGGCAACCAATCTGAGTCCCGGCATCTTGTACGCGCGCGCCATGCAGGGCGTGGACAGCACCGGGCCCGTGCAATGGAACACCAACGAGTCCGTGACCATTCGCGTACTGGCCGAGAGGAACGGCCAGCGTCGCATGTTGGAAGCCGCGTTCGATCCCAGCGGGGCCCCGCAGTACGAGAACCTCTTCACGATGTCGGCCACCAACCGCGGCCTCTACCTTTCGCAGACATCGGATAAATACGCGCCCAACCAGAACGTTCGCCTCATGGGCACATGCTGGCAGAACTACAATGGGACCAAGCCGCCGGACCCGCAGTTCGACTGGTACGAAGACATCTACCCGATCC
The Candidatus Eisenbacteria bacterium genome window above contains:
- a CDS encoding PorV/PorQ family protein produces the protein MSAPRQIKRILLLCLGAMLAMAIVAAGFAGASEDNAGTTAASFLSLGAGPRILGMGGATIGLGTDLAASSWNPAALGWMDQGTIVLSHSGLDNASLQEWAAMGGKLGNAGTRWSISGLYQGDGSFEGRDASNNPTGAFTVSGFAAGGHLAQQIGRLTVGFGVKTVMEQLGDVSGVGTTFDGGLMYRHGILSGGFAFQNLGGHMSYSGAVYPFPSNYGFGLAVAHPGTGLSLAVDANFPYAYANDVRAGAEWRYKDMLALRAGYRHEMSEQPDDPLSGPSFGLGAGTNGFWLDYGYLISGNQDGQHRVAITFFPSSWGGLGSDPYGQGEIPDTFDEKPVKKVPLIGPPVPPGLKKK
- a CDS encoding FlgD immunoglobulin-like domain containing protein codes for the protein MEARLSRRRTPSLKGRGYLPALLLSLGLGWVLTPQMAAAQGTGADTLMLVWTAPGDDGLAGTADHYEVRLSTSPINDSNWDSAWLIGAAPAPLPAGQRQSLIVRGISRGTTYYFAIKAVDDAGNTSALSNVVRWDWIIDTAPPSAPSGVTVAAENSTQGRIRWSANSEADLAGYTVYRRLTSGGAWQAISPAGFNATQFLDTAIPAGTNQVWYQISARDVTGNESARSATVTLNFGGAAITTVFELSPVYPNPSRVSTMVNIPVNIPAAGGGAELFIMDSGGRRIRSLSLAGLTGGPQTVVWDGRNDAGGSAAPGVYTAWLISTGQRLSVKLVRQP
- a CDS encoding fibronectin type III domain-containing protein, translating into MRSAIALVLIAVIGVSVVPSIGMAQTVTFNSVQLSWTAPGDDSLTGTAAQYDLRYSTSAITAANFASAARFTGTPVPTAAGTRQTITVTGLNSNTTYYFALKTADEVPNWSGLSNVISRTTLSAPDTVRPAPLANVSVTGSTETTVSLRWNATGDDSLTGTATTYDVRYSTTPITAANWGSATQASGEPVPAAPNTVTNFTVTGLTRQTTYYFAVKVIDNAGNPSALSNVVNTTTPDQTAPAAVRDLAVGLAWFSWRTSVPDVDRSTGVALRTNRNRGGR
- a CDS encoding PilT/PilU family type 4a pilus ATPase, with protein sequence MSAITLERDAVLRKAVELGSSDLIITVDQPVMVTIGGVLQPLPGSPPVTSADSRRLAESFLTPALHEKFLRDQELDTRYHFPGVANFRVNLYVQRGHWGTAIRIVPLTIPLPSEIGLSPHVVSKLLGITRGLVLVTGPTGAGKSTTIASLLEQVNQGGVRRHIVTVEDPIEFLYESKNAVIDQREVGTDTKSYARGLKGALRQLPHIIFVGEMRDLTSMAIALTAAETGNLVISTMATQTAAQTVNRIIDSFPQHQHSQIRSQLALTLRAVVSQVLLPRADGRGRIAARELMFVNPAISNLIRDDKIHQIPNVIATSLREDMMAMDDALIELVERGRINFDVAYPHFEDIEKRALLQKRHYRVAPIPEATRARA
- a CDS encoding ATPase, T2SS/T4P/T4SS family, which codes for MTLSYRLSTRRFGELVLEHGKATTDQIDLALRSKNDPRERLGQTLVRLGILDEGDVVELLARQFGLPIAEASRLSLADPEVVQLIPEHLARQACVLALAKKDGALEIAMGDPLDVVSIDHLRALTGCNAIRVSIARPSEVREAIDEFYQQIRTKERVGEIFEKLDLTPGSEGDEDVDLATLRQQVEDAPVVRLVNLMLAEAIDDRASDVHVEPLRDRLVVRFRIDGILHEVMKPPKNLQMAIVSRIKVLADLDIATRLLPQDGRLTVHLPEREVDIRVSTLPTAHGEKVVMRLFDKTSFSRQVSNLGLDGPLLPAFQRAIHQPYGMILISGPTGSGKTTTLYAALNEIRSVHRNLLTVEDPIEYHIDGVNQVHANAKVGMSFARALRSILRQDPDVIMIGEIRDAETADIAVKSALTGHLVLSTVHANDAPGTVTRLVDMGVPRYLVGSAVTLVMAQRLVRRVCERCREPVIPEPEALAVLSDDAATLTGHPMQRGRGCLACKQTGYYGRTAVFELLELTRPVRRMVLDGLNEDQIKQRAVAEGMLTLRKHGVQKILQGVTTIDEVRAATLADG
- a CDS encoding type II secretion system F family protein, with translation MPSYFYKARDANGHAHEGIEIASSEEEVLRVLESSHLTPVFIESRAPNAAALVRGKIAVRSAEVVERWRSSVKPVSVALFARQLSTMIHAGLPMVRSLRSISRDHEDKKMARILGHVADDVQKGDSLSTALGKHPGSFGEVFVSLVNTGEVSGTLDKIMDQTATYMERAETLRLKVQAALRYPIFVMSFALLILIVMVVKIVPMFTGIYARFKVELPWPTKVLLAVSNAVVGNLLIVTGLAVFAVGMFLYFAQTERGKLWIDRTKFNLPLFGPLIQLYAITKFSRTLGILTSSGTQILYALKVMRPVPGNKVLERGIDQVRSRVEEGDALSRAMEETGVFPEMLVQMTATGEETGKLDEMLSRTADFYEQRVTTQVDGLSSLIEPIAIVVLGGLVGVMLLALYLPIFNLGQAMRSGLVGH
- a CDS encoding prepilin-type N-terminal cleavage/methylation domain-containing protein; translation: MRRNQKGFTLMELMVVIVIVAILAAVAVPLYINYVKDAQRTEAKGAIGAIITAEQTYYQLNREYANCPAFVVNPTPEAQNGLNCDLSEALNNWDFAVTGASDDGFVVTATGKNAAEDLSVTYTHSRANPPAQPWVDQ
- a CDS encoding type II secretion system protein, with the protein product MASLRSLHNKTRGFTFTELTVVMVLAGIVTLGLVTFYLNSQIMWTDASTQVLAQRDATAILEVMRDSIQTASDALILPVAGDSANKQVIVIEGGVQRQFFWDPADSCVHYGIGGSDQGAITPTRVERFDASFDAVNGILTVDSLRVRSSAGQRVTLSTSIGLYNR